The region AATAAGCTGGTAGCAGTAGGGACGTGTTTCTCTGAGTGCTGGGAGCAGttatagcaaattatcaaacccgAGGAGGGGTTGTGGGAACCCCGATTTATAGCCACATGAGATAGAAGTGGGGGCGACCTGGGGACCCACCACTGCGATTGGGGCTGAGCCTGTATCTGTGGGGTGGATGGTGTGTCCGAACTGAACTGGTCCTACAGTCGTAGGACCCGGCTGGTGTCCAGGGAAACAGGGGGCACGTCCGCTGTCAGAGTGTTGTGAGAAGTGATGAAATATAAtagaattcatattttatggcaagacaagaaaactttaaagataacatttttctttgcccgtttgggcctcctccctcctcttcagtctgtGCTGTGCGTCTGCATTGACCAGACCTCCTAGGAGAGAACCTTCCCTCTTGACTGTGCGGGGCCACAATAACCCACTACTCACTTTGGACGTGCAGACCTGGACTGTGTGAACCGTCAGTATGTCATTCGACTCTAACCCTTCGTCTCAAAAACGAAcctaactgtgctttgacctcgAACGGGTGAAAcagtctttagaattttctgagACTCTCCCCTGGGTTGGCTCCcacagaattttccatttctttcttggaTCAATAACTGAATAGGTTTTTTGTCGACATAAGAAAAGGCCATTTCCTTAGGCTCTTAGTTCTCTTGGGGAAAATGCCCGATGCTTTCACAGGTCGAAGGGGGATCCACAAACCCGTATCCAGCGGCGCCCACCTGAGCCCGACCAGTCCTCGCAGTAAAGGAAACACACGGCTGTGGGCTCGGGATCGGCCCTTCTGCTCTTCTGAGAAGTCCTTCCTGGGCAGAAGGAGGGGACACGGTGACCTCATCTCCTGGGTCTCCGTGCGCCAAGCAGCGTGTCGGGAGGAGAGGAGCCTGGaccgccccagccccgcccccacgAGCGGCGCTGCTCTGGGGGGCGTGGCTCCCCCGCCGGCGGCCTCCTTGCCCTTACCCGAGGCCAAGGCGCTCGCCTCCCCGGATGCTCAGGCCCTGCTGCAGGCGCGGCAGCTTCCCTGGACGTCCTGGGGGCAGCGGGCACCGGGGGTGGCCGTGCTGGGGCCCTGCCTCCCATGCCCCCGGCCTCCTGTCCGCGTGGCGGCCCCGCGTCTCCCCGGGGAGCTCTGCTCCCACCCACCGGGCACCTACGCGTCCTGGGAGGCCGCTGGCTTCGCCCCAAGCCCACCCAAGGGGCTCTCCCCGCAGGCCTCTGACCGAATCTCGCCGCACGCAGCTCCTGGCCCTACGGCTGCTTCCTGACGGGAAATCCTGCCCCCTTCGTGCAGCCCTCAAAGAGGCAAGGACGAGGTGTGCGATGAGCATCACATTCTACTTCCTATCTTGAAATTATTTCCAGCTGAATTCTCAAAGGAGAGAATACCACAAAATATATTTAGTAATTTTTGTCTAATGAATCATTTTAGAGTTATTTGCACACACAGGAGGATAAAACAAGGAACACTGAATCAACAGCCCAGGGTTTATACGTaatcaaacaattaaaagatCATGACCAAATGGCAAAGACGCCCTCATTACAAAAATAAGAAGTGACGCTGAGTTTGTAAACTTCCGAACGATGCTGTTCCCGATGGAGCGTCTGAAATAAAACGCACTCTTGTGATTCCGGCGATGGTGTCTCCTCTGTGAGCTGCACGTGTGTACAGGCGGGGCTCGCGGACGGCTCTGTAAACAGTCGGAGCTGTAAAGCACTGAATCGAGGTGAAGGTCAACGAGCTACTCCAATACGCGAAAGTGAACGTCCACTAAGATGCTGATATAAACATCAGCCCACCCACTTCTGCAACAGTTGTTTCAACCCGGGGCGCTCGAGCGTCTTTCTTTTGTAGAGAAGACTGTCACTCTCCGACTTTACGGTCTAGGACAATGTGATGCCCGCTGACCTCCCAGTAAATCCTCAGGAAAAATCGCTCTCGGTTCTTTCCTGTGGGGTCGCCAGGCGTGGGCAAGCGGAGGGCAGTGTAACCTGCAGCCGCGATCATGGAACCTGGCCCCTGGGGCTGCAGACTCGCCCTGTGCCTGCCAACGTCGAGGGGAGCTCCATGTACACCTTTTCCGAGGCTGCGACCCGGGTGGATTCTGGTCATGTTTCCACCACTTGTGAGACCACCGGCTGCATCTCCCGTGGACGTTCTGGTCTATTTAAAAAGGGAACACCCAGCGAATATAGCACTTTTATCTCCTCCATCTGTCATCACGTTCTTTGCCAAACATTGCCTCAAATACTTTGTGGAAcgaagtagaaataaataaaaagaataaaccagATGGGGCCGCCAGGTGCAGTAGGTAGCGGGAAGGGAAACTCCAGCTCCAGCAGAGATGCCGGCTGTGAGCAGGTGTGGCCGAGGGACGACGGAAAAGGCCCAGGGTCCGGGCCTCTGCTGGGACCCTTCCCTGTGCTTTGTCCAAGGAGCCTCCTGGGTTCTGCAGCTCCAGGGGGCCGACCCCAAGCCTGGTGTAGGCTTCCCGAGactcctggggtgggggcagcctgGACCCCCGCAGCCCACGTGCTGACCACCCTCCTGGAGGTGGACCGGCCCCAGAGCCAGAGACCTCGGTCCTGTCCACTCCAGCTCTCAACTGGTGGGAGTGAAACTCAGCAGGTGAGACGCCCACCCCAGAGTCCCCATCCCAGAAGTTGGGGTCCTCATCCAGTTGCCCAGACACTGGACACGGGGCAGCACTGTGGGTGCAGGTAACTGTCATGCTGCAGACACCCCTGGCTGGGCCCCGAGCACTGCCTGCTCTATAGAGGGGGGGACGCATACCTGGAGGGGTGACCGAGGGAGGCCCCCTGGAGCTGCGACCCTCAAACGTGCCCAGTGTTGACGCTGAGGACGTTTCCAGTCTGCTGGATGTTAAGTTAATGGCCTGGTTGGAGAAGGGGGGGCGGCAGGAGTGAGCCCCTCCCTGGACAGAGCACAGCTGGCTGCACACCTCCTGCCTCCACCTGGCCCCCTGCCGAGCTCAGGGCCACTCGGGCCACCACGCCCGTTCATACCCTAGGCAGACCTGTCCTGGGAGGAGATGGGACAGAGCCGGTTCTTACTCAGTGCCTATCAAAGCTCAGGTCAGAAGCCTTGTCTCTGCAAGTGAACCTTCAAATTGGAGAGCAAGGGAGGGTGGGCGCCCGTCAGGGGAGCTGCTCCAGGACGAGCAGGGATCCTCCCGGGAGTCACTCAGCTGTGAGGGCCGCAAGCATCGCGGAGCCTCAAGAGCAGGGCGCGCTTTCCGCAGAGGGGTGTCATCAAAAGCATCAACGGCAGCCTGGGCGCTGGGGGAGCCCCACCCGGCGCGGCCTGGACCCCCGTGGCCCCTAAGCCCCCCCCCCACGCCAGGTTTCAGTCTGCTTCGTGGCTGCGCCTAAGGTTTCAGCTGCACACGGTGTGACCCTGTGTCTGTGCCTCAGGACAGAGGCTGAGGGAACCGCTCGGAGAACTAACAGCAAGACAGCGACAAAATCACCTCCAGGCAGTGTGATGACCGACCAGTGGTTTTTATTTCCGTCCTTGTCCTTCTGTACAGTGTTCAAACATTCTAGACAGAAAGTGCATCGTCTAAGTGACAGAAAGGGCTGCAACTGAGCAACGTCTCTGGCGGGAAACACTCGGACGCTGTGCGGGAGGGCAGCGGGGCTGGAGTGTGCACTCCGTCACCGACCTGCGCCCCGTCCAGGGCCTTGCAGGCCCTGCAGACCCCGAGGAGGCTGCTGTGATGATGGCGGGTCAGACGAGACTGGGTTACTTTTCTCACCAGTTTCTTAATGAAACCGTCCTGGGAATCGTGCACCTGAAAACAGCCTTTTCGCGGCTCTGACGGTCGCTGTTCTCTGGAGTCGACTCCCCCTGGTTCGCTGGCTCCGGCCAGGCTTGGGTGGACAGAGAGGCCACACCTGGATCCCAGTGGCTCCCTGACTGTCAGGCGGCTGTGGGGCCATGGAcgcagccccccgccccccggtgGTCGCCATGTCAAACCGAAGCCCTCTGACTCTTTCCAGGACCGGCAGGGCCAGTCGGGGCCACTCACCACCCTGGCCGTGTCTGAGCCAGGAGGGGTCATGTCAGCACCTGCTGGTGACCCCGCAAGAGGCAGAGTGCCCTCAAAACCCAAGGCCACGCCCCAGGAGGGGACGGGACAGATGCACGGGAAGTCCAGCCCCGAAGGTCAGAACTTCCTGtgcagagacgggcgtgagcctgACGCCCGTGAAGACGCCAGGTGTGGGCGGAGTGTACTGGCCGCAGGGCTCCCGTCCTCCCAGGGCCACTCACGACAGAGGACACGACCCCGCAGACCGGGCGCCGGCGCTCAGGGCCGAGGGTCAccgggaggaaggaaagggagtgaGGCCTCGGGCCACTGGCTCCCGTGAGGGCCTCACTTTGGAAGCGCGAACGTGTCGTTGGCCCTGAGGATGGCTGGTCTAAAGGACAGCTCGAAGGACCTCTGGTCGCTGAAGCTCTGGGCTCTGTACTTGGACAGGTGTGCGCCCCTGCCGCCGCGTCCACGTCCCTGtgtgcccctccccgccccggtGGTGTCCGGGGGCCCCCCCGGGGCGGGGGCGCGAGCCGTGTGGCAGCCCCCTAGCACGGCCGAGGGCACTGCAGAGCCTGGCGCtggccgggggccgggggccgTCGGGCTCTCGCCCTGCCCGCATGGCTCTCCGCGAGCCCCCTGACCACCCCTGGAGGCTGCTGGTCTCTGGGACGCCTCATTTTTGCCTGCGGGGGGCGCCACCTCTGCTGCCTTGCTCTCAGGCTGAGCCGAGTCAGGGGGGGCCGTCCTGCCAGCCTGGGCCTGGGCAGGGTGTGCCGGGCTCCCTGggtggggaggagctggggtcTTTGCAGCCGGGGCCCCATGTCCCCGAGGAGGGCCCTCTGTGTGCCTCGCCTGCTGCCTCTGCGGCCACTCTGGGCTCTTCCCAGTGCGCCAGCCGGGAGCTTCCACCGGGGCCGCCGGGTCGCCGTCCACAGCCTCTTCGGCCCCACTCGAGTGGGCCTTCTCGCCTCGAAggccttctcccttccttccaggaCCGGCCAGCCTCGCAGCCCCTGGGGGCCCCTCCTCTTGCCCACGGTGACTTCTTCCGCCCAGGCTGGCCCTCTCCCTGCCCGCGACTTCCCTGGGGGCCTGGAGGTCGAGGCGCTTCTGGGCCACCCGGTCCGCCCTTGGCCCATCCGCCGCTGTGGACGTGGGGGGAGGTTGGCGGGAAGGCCCAGCACTGGGAGGAAGCTGTTCCCCGGGGAAGACGCACGTCCCGCCCTTGGCCTGCTGGCTCCCAGAAGGCGGTGGCCCAGTGCCCAAAGCGCGGCTTGGAGTCCCCGCCACGTGGCTCCCCTGTGGCACCGGGAGATCTGGGGCTGGAGTCGGGGGCTTTGGGCTGCCCCCCCGAGGGCTCTGCCACACAGCGCCTGAGAGTCTGCCCCCAGCTGCCACCTTCCTTTCTCCTGCGGCCAGTTCACCTGGAGCTGCCACGCGGGGCTCGACAGGCAGGGTCTGGGTGCCGGCGGCCTCCCGAGGCGGGGCGGGTGGGGACCCCGAGGCTCTGCACACGCTGCCGCCCCCGGGCTGGCGATCAGGCTCCTCGGCCGCGAGACCTGGGCCTGCGGGCCGGGCGGCGCCCCTTTCCTCCTGCTCCTTGGCCGCCCTGTTTCCGGGGCTCAGGGCGTCACCTGGCACCGGGGCTGGGGGGCTTTTGGAGGCCCCTGCAGCCGTCACCCGCCCGGGGGCGTTGACACTCCTCGGCTGTGTTCGTTCAGTTAAGGAGCTCGCTCTGTTCTCACCAGGATCACGGCTGGCGCTCCCTTCAGCCGTCAGCGGGGGCCGGGCTGGCTCCGGGGACGACGGGGGCCCCCTGTGTCCTTCCTGCTCACGAGGGGGGCTCTTGTCCACCGAGGGCAGATTCTCAGGCCTCCTCCCGTCCTGGGCCGGTGCTTCTGGCCTCATGGAGACACTCACCTCGCTCCTCCTGGGAACCCTGGGCGCCAGCACTTGCTGACCGCCGGGGGCACAGCCGGCAAGTCCCCTCCATCGGTTTTCCGAGGCCGCGGACCGCTGTGATGAGGTGCTGGCGTCATCAACAGGCCTTTCCTCCCGTCCTGGCAGCAGAGGCGTCTTAGAACTTAGCTGGGAAGCGTCCTCTCCCCAGGTGTCCTGGTGCTTCGGGAGCCTGTGTGAAGTCCCAGGGCTGCGTCTGGTTTCCTTTCCTCCAGGGGAACTTTTCTGCGGTTTCGTCGTGGGAACTGCCTCGGGGACGTCTGGACCATGGCAGGCAGCATCCTGCGGGGGCGCTGTGAGCGTTGGCTGTGCCCCTGGGCCCTGCTGTGGCAGGGTGGGCGGGCTCAGACCTGCCCTCGACGGGGCGCCCCTGCTTCCACCCTCGGCCGTAGTGGGAGGTGAAGCTCCTATATTTCCAGTCACACCCTCTCCTCCCAGAAGACGCCAGCCTTGGTCTTCAGGGCCTGCTGCCCTCTGCAGGGTGGCAGGAGGGGGCGGCACCGTGTGGACAGCCGGCAGTCTGGCCGCGACCTGTGGAGGCTCCATGGCTGGCTGTGTGCGCTGCGCGGCCTGGGCTGCGTGCGCCGCGAGTGGAGGGAATTGTCCTGGCGCTCTCTCTTCTGGGCAATTCTCCTGGACAGCGAAGAGGGGCTCTGGCTCCGAGTCTGCAGTCATACTTTCCGTTTCATCCTCTGAACTGCAGACGGTCAGGGTGACTTCAGGGGcagcccctgctctgcccccCACGAGCCCCGGCGGGGGGCCCAGCCTTGCTCCCCTCTTCCCCTGGGCAGCCCCCGTCCTGTCGCCTCTCAATGTCGCCGTGCCCCCCGGGCTGGCTGGTCCCCGTGGGCTCAGCTCGGGCTCGCAGCCAAGAAGGACTTCACGCCAGGGGGAGACGGGAGAGGGGACTGCCCTGGGGACACCCTCGGGCCCCGTACCTGGGAGCAGTGTTTCCGGGCCGTCCCTGGGGGCGGTCGCCCGGGGCGCGGAGGGCTGCCCCCACCCTGGCGCTTGGCTCCCACCGGGCGTCTCTCGCGCGCGGGGGGCCGTGCCCGTTTCTGCTCTGGGCGCGCGGCGCAGATCCGCGTGGGCGACTCTGGCGCCGTGGGACATCCAGCTGCGGGGGCCGCAGACGACGGTGGCGACGCTGAAGGGCAGCAGGGGCTCGGCCGAGCCGGCCAGGAAGCGGGCGGGGGGCGCCCGGATGCAGCTGCTGGCCAAGGTGGCCAAGCGGAGCACGCGGCGCTCGGGCCGGTGCAGCGGGCCCCGCGGCAGGCGCTTCGTCCTGTGCTCCTGCGCGCGCAGCGGCAGGAGGCCGGTCTCCGCACAGCGGCAGCCGCTCCGCTCAAACGTCTCCCGCAGCTTGGCCAGCGCGGCGCTCCGCCTGCCGCCCGCCTTCGGTGGAGGGCCCCTGGCGGCTTTGGGCGGCTCCGCGGGAGGCTTCTCCGCGGCCTCCTTCTCCTCCGCGGCCAAGAACAC is a window of Delphinus delphis chromosome 18, mDelDel1.2, whole genome shotgun sequence DNA encoding:
- the ADPRHL1 gene encoding inactive ADP-ribosyltransferase ARH2, translated to MIKSVTIHSFPYSPRSGGICSKETPIDVQALKKKVSRVTCDPAARAILSSLLLYISDREDGPQGPPPARRAEGGLSKTGPAPEPQDAPRRPTRFQLLKAKFMGTGREPRLKRTREVGRLIFKDRQGPGRSLVTATIHKLLEKTREGADRPARGREPLGRERPRGLPAGRGSVKSILKVFLAAEEKEAAEKPPAEPPKAARGPPPKAGGRRSAALAKLRETFERSGCRCAETGLLPLRAQEHRTKRLPRGPLHRPERRVLRLATLASSCIRAPPARFLAGSAEPLLPFSVATVVCGPRSWMSHGARVAHADLRRAPRAETGTAPRARETPGGSQAPGWGQPSAPRATAPRDGPETLLPGTGPEGVPRAVPSPVSPWREVLLGCEPELSPRGPASPGGTATLRGDRTGAAQGKRGARLGPPPGLVGGRAGAAPEVTLTVCSSEDETESMTADSEPEPLFAVQENCPEERAPGQFPPLAAHAAQAAQRTQPAMEPPQVAARLPAVHTVPPPPATLQRAAGPEDQGWRLLGGEGVTGNIGASPPTTAEGGSRGAPSRAGLSPPTLPQQGPGAQPTLTAPPQDAACHGPDVPEAVPTTKPQKSSPGGKETRRSPGTSHRLPKHQDTWGEDASQLSSKTPLLPGREERPVDDASTSSQRSAASENRWRGLAGCAPGGQQVLAPRVPRRSEVSVSMRPEAPAQDGRRPENLPSVDKSPPREQEGHRGPPSSPEPARPPLTAEGSASRDPGENRASSLTERTQPRSVNAPGRVTAAGASKSPPAPVPGDALSPGNRAAKEQEERGAARPAGPGLAAEEPDRQPGGGSVCRASGSPPAPPREAAGTQTLPVEPRVAAPGELAAGERKVAAGGRLSGAVWQSPRGGSPKPPTPAPDLPVPQGSHVAGTPSRALGTGPPPSGSQQAKGGTCVFPGEQLPPSAGPSRQPPPTSTAADGPRADRVAQKRLDLQAPREVAGRERASLGGRSHRGQEEGPPGAARLAGPGRKGEGLRGEKAHSSGAEEAVDGDPAAPVEAPGWRTGKSPEWPQRQQARHTEGPPRGHGAPAAKTPAPPHPGSPAHPAQAQAGRTAPPDSAQPESKAAEVAPPAGKNEASQRPAASRGGQGARGEPCGQGESPTAPGPRPAPGSAVPSAVLGGCHTARAPAPGGPPDTTGAGRGTQGRGRGGRGAHLSKYRAQSFSDQRSFELSFRPAILRANDTFALPK